GCGCGACAGCGGCGCGGCCTCCGACCACAGCATATGCGCGGTGGCGGGCGTCTTCGGCGTGAAGGGCCGCTCGACCAGATTGTGCGAACCACCCTGGCGCGGCGAGAACGGATCGACGACCGCGGCGCCCACCTTGGCCGCGGCGAGCACGCAGGCGGTGTTGCAATAGCGGACCTCCACCGTGGGCTGAAATGGCGCGCCCGCTTGCGCGAAACTGTCGCGCAGCGCCTCGCCTAATTGCGTGCCGCGCTCAAGGCCAATGAAGGGCGTTCCAACGAGATCAGCCGCCGTGATCATCGGGCGCTCCGCCAGCGGATGATCGGGATGCAACACGCACACCATCTCGCCGCTGTGAACGATCTCGTGCGCGACGCCCGGGCGTGGCGAAAACCCGAGCGCAAAGCCGAGCTCCGCCACGCGGCTGAGCACGCCGTCGACCGTGCCCTCGTAGCGCCGGACGTCGAAGAAGACGCGCGTGTCAGGCCGTCGCTTCAGGAAGTTCGACAGCGCCGGCGGGATGATGCTGTAGGCGAGCGGCGGTGTCGCCACGATCGAGAGATATCCCGAGCGGCACTCCTTGAGATCGCGGACCCGATTTTCCAACTTGGCGTGCAGCGCGAAGATCGCCTCGCTCTCCTCATAGAGCGTCATGGCCTCCGCGGTCGGAAACAGCCGGTTGTTGACGCGCTCGAATAGCGGGAAGCCCGCGCGCTTCTCCATCGCTTTCAGGGCGTTGCTGATCGCCGGCTGCGACAGCGCCAGCTCATCGGCGGCGGCGACGGTTGTGCGGTGGCGGACGACTGCGCGGAGGATCTCGAGCTGACGGAGGTTCATATCACTGCGTGAAATAGTCTGGGTGAAAATATCATAGCAGAAATGATTGATTTTGCACCTGACATCACACGTAATCGGAAAAGGACTTTCGCGGCGAAGTCGGAGCTAAATGCTTCATTTCATGGCCGTTTGCATGGTTTGGAGGCAGAATTGGCTCGCGTTTTCCGCGCCGCCGCGGCCCAGATGGGGCCGACGCAGAAGGCGGACTCCCGGCCGCACACGCTCGCGCGCCTTATCGCGCTGCTGGAGCAGGCGGCGGCGCAAGGCGCCTCGCTGGTGGTGTTTCCGGAACTGGCCTTCACGACCTTCTTCCCGCGCTGGCTGCTCGAAGGCGAGACGCTCGATCGCTACTATGAGCGGGGCATGCCGAACCCGGCGGTGCAGCCCCTCTTCGATCGGGCGCGCGCGCTCGGCGTCGGCTTTTATGTCGGCTACGCCGAACGGACCGAAGAGGGGCGACGCTTCAACTGTTCGATTCTCGTTTCTCCTGACGGCTCCATTCTCGGCCGCTATCGCAAGGTCCATCTCCCCGGCTCTGTAGAGCCGCGAGCCGAGGCGCGGTTCCAGCAACTGGAAAAGCGCTATTTCGATTATGGCGACATTGGCTTTCCCGCGTTCCGCGCCGGTCCCGAATGGCGAAACGCAATCATGGGCATGATGATCTGCAATGATCGTCGCTGGCCGGAGGCATGGCGCGTGCTTGGTCTGCAGGGGGTGGAACTGGTCTGCGTCGGCTATAATTCCGCCGCCTATGATCCGAACGGAGGCGTGAGTGAAGACGAAGCCTTGCGGACGTTCCACTCAAAGCTTGTCGCTCAATCGAACGCCTACATGAACGCCACCTGGGCGATCGCGGTCGCCAAGGCCGGCGACGAGGACGGCTCCGGGCTCATTGGCGGGTCGTGCATCGTCGATCCGAACGGCCGCATCGTCGCCGAGGCCCAGACGCTCAGCGATGAGTTGCTCGTCGCCGACATCGATCTCGACCTCTGCCGCCAGGGCAAGGACAAGATGTTCAATTTCGCAGCTCATCGGCGGCCCGAACATTATAGGGTGATTGTCGAGCGCGCGGGCGTGATCGAGCCGGAGTTTCGCAAGGCGACTTGAGATTGGCCGGAGACGGCGCTGACGGGGGAGCAGATATGAAACGAATCGCCAGAGCCGCAACCGGATTCGCCGCGCTCGTTGCGTTGACGAGCGCGCAGGCCGCCGAGCTTCCGGACTCGATCAAGCAGAGTGGAACGCTGCGCCTCACCCTCAACTCGACCTATGCGCCGATGGAGTATCGTGATCCCGCGACGAACGAGCTCGTTGGCCTTGATATCGATCTCGCGAACGAATTGGCGAAGCGGCTCAGCGTGAAGATCGTCTGGAGCGAAACGCCGTTCGCGGAGCTGATCCCGTCGCTGCAGACCAAACGGGCCGACTTCATCATCAGTGGCATTTCCGATCGCAAATCGCGGCGCGAGACGGCTGATTTCGTCGACTATCTCGTCACGGGCCCGCAATTCTTCACGCTCTCCGACAGCCCGGCGAAGACGGAGGCTGACCTCTGCGGCAAGAAGGTCGGCACCACGCGCAGCACGAGCTTCCCCCAGGAGATCGAAGCCTGGAGCAAGGCTAATTGCGAAGGCGCGGGAAAGCCCGCGGTTCAATATGTTCCTGGCGAGAACAGCATCGATGTGCGTAACCAGCTCAAGCAGGGCCGCATTGACGCCGCTGTTCAGGGAAGCGAGACGTTGCCCTATGCGCAGCAGCAAGAGGCGGGGAAATATCGCATCCTCGGCAAGCCGATCTCGATTGGCTATCAGGGCGTCATGTTCCGCAAGGACGACACGACCTTGCGCGAGATCGTGACGCAACATCTCGCCGAGATGATCGCCGACGGGTCGTACAAGAAGATTCTGGAGAAGTGGGGCCTCGGCGCGAATGGCGTCGACAAGCCGATGCTGAACGCGGCGCCCCAGTGAGCGCCGCGTCCGACCCCGCAGCCGGCTTTCCCGATCTCTCGGGTCTGCCGGTCGCGCGCCAATTCCATTGGCGACGATGGCTCGCGGCTGCGATCATCGCGATTCTAATCGCCGCCATCGGTCGCGCCTTTGTCTATGGGCAAATCGAGTGGTCCTATGTTGGCCGATTTCTGACCGCGCCGGTGATCCTCACAGGCATCGTCAATACGATGGTGATGGCCGTGCTTGCGATGCTGCTCGGCATCGTACTTGGCGTCATTGTCGCGATCATGAGGCTATCGCCCAATCCGGTGCTGAAATCCGTCGCCGCCGGCTACACCTGGCTTTTTCGCGGCACGCCACTGATCCTTCAGCTTCTGCTCTGGTTCAATCTCGCGCTGATCTTTCCGACAATCGGTATTCCCGGCGTGTGGTCGGCCCGCGCCGTCGACGTGATGACGCCGTTTCTGTCAGCCCTCCTTGGACTCGGCATCAATCAGGGCGCCTATACATCCGAAGTGATGCGCGCCGGCATGCTGTCGGTCGACGCCGGACAATATGAAGCGGCGCAGGCGATCGGCATGAGCCGCTTGCGCGCTCTGCGACGCATCATCCTGCCGCAGGCCATGCGCGTCGTGATTCCGCCGCTCGGCAACGAATTTATCGGCATGGTCAAGGCGACGTCGCTTGCGAGCGTCATCCAGTATCCCGAGGTGCTGCACGCCGCCGAGAATATCTACTACGCCAACTC
This sequence is a window from Terrirubrum flagellatum. Protein-coding genes within it:
- a CDS encoding LysR family transcriptional regulator — translated: MNLRQLEILRAVVRHRTTVAAADELALSQPAISNALKAMEKRAGFPLFERVNNRLFPTAEAMTLYEESEAIFALHAKLENRVRDLKECRSGYLSIVATPPLAYSIIPPALSNFLKRRPDTRVFFDVRRYEGTVDGVLSRVAELGFALGFSPRPGVAHEIVHSGEMVCVLHPDHPLAERPMITAADLVGTPFIGLERGTQLGEALRDSFAQAGAPFQPTVEVRYCNTACVLAAAKVGAAVVDPFSPRQGGSHNLVERPFTPKTPATAHMLWSEAAPLSRLAKAFLDEVREASRTVNQDNSAPVQERAARRSRKTRSGY
- a CDS encoding N-carbamoyl-D-amino-acid hydrolase translates to MARVFRAAAAQMGPTQKADSRPHTLARLIALLEQAAAQGASLVVFPELAFTTFFPRWLLEGETLDRYYERGMPNPAVQPLFDRARALGVGFYVGYAERTEEGRRFNCSILVSPDGSILGRYRKVHLPGSVEPRAEARFQQLEKRYFDYGDIGFPAFRAGPEWRNAIMGMMICNDRRWPEAWRVLGLQGVELVCVGYNSAAYDPNGGVSEDEALRTFHSKLVAQSNAYMNATWAIAVAKAGDEDGSGLIGGSCIVDPNGRIVAEAQTLSDELLVADIDLDLCRQGKDKMFNFAAHRRPEHYRVIVERAGVIEPEFRKAT
- a CDS encoding ABC transporter substrate-binding protein; its protein translation is MKRIARAATGFAALVALTSAQAAELPDSIKQSGTLRLTLNSTYAPMEYRDPATNELVGLDIDLANELAKRLSVKIVWSETPFAELIPSLQTKRADFIISGISDRKSRRETADFVDYLVTGPQFFTLSDSPAKTEADLCGKKVGTTRSTSFPQEIEAWSKANCEGAGKPAVQYVPGENSIDVRNQLKQGRIDAAVQGSETLPYAQQQEAGKYRILGKPISIGYQGVMFRKDDTTLREIVTQHLAEMIADGSYKKILEKWGLGANGVDKPMLNAAPQ
- a CDS encoding amino acid ABC transporter permease — translated: MSAASDPAAGFPDLSGLPVARQFHWRRWLAAAIIAILIAAIGRAFVYGQIEWSYVGRFLTAPVILTGIVNTMVMAVLAMLLGIVLGVIVAIMRLSPNPVLKSVAAGYTWLFRGTPLILQLLLWFNLALIFPTIGIPGVWSARAVDVMTPFLSALLGLGINQGAYTSEVMRAGMLSVDAGQYEAAQAIGMSRLRALRRIILPQAMRVVIPPLGNEFIGMVKATSLASVIQYPEVLHAAENIYYANSRVIELLIVAGLWYLLVVSILTPLQMLLERRFARGAAQVSR